One window of Hymenobacter sp. BRD128 genomic DNA carries:
- a CDS encoding PKD domain-containing protein: MKLPLLTRLGRLAAVGLVATGLHPAAWAQAGGPPPPTARQLAGRPTAAMPPAVAAQPTDRHSRLGGDLQRLYRQQAGAASRTAADAHLALRASFPRLKFNTETSSVLVRITAQDVNALLPGLASRGFQVMAAYPDLHFVEGMLPLSQLAPGSPGIEGLVSRGLLGVLPMRKPQVRGGLVTSQADYALEAARARATRPGLLSGKGVRIGVMSDSFNSLDGAAADVASGDLPAGVQVLQDLNDEQGGTDEGRAMSQLIYDLAPGAGLAFSSVYLGEGNFAQQVLALADPAKGNCQILVDDIAYFGEPFYQDGVIAQAINQVVAQRNVTYFSAAGNEADQSYENNAPQFVQATIGTRVAARLNFDVSGATTDVTQRIVLANGKEFFPTLEWSDPYYTASGVKTDLDLYLIAVKNGVAADTVARSDDNNLANQTPLEILDYTNNTTTSGTTTFDFVVVRRANTANPARVKYVDNGSYGATEWKTSSPTIVGHAAAASAQAVAAVPYTNQRTAEYFTSKGGALPFLFSPTGTPLTAVEYRQKPDIASIDGDDTTFFGAENSGSDTDGNGYPNFYGTSAAAPQAAAVAALLRESAPSLTPAQVYSRLVGSARLIGASATDPYTGPGLLDAFTAIYGPVVAQAPPAVQDLETGALPTSWLVNSSGAGRVQVTTALGPASGRYHLELDAPYTGSAASVSLNEVTWNLTGTVGASLQLTFRERKLSGETDEAMPAQFTTRSNTDGVALSIDGGTTWYRLVDLTGTHATITYQTKSVNLSQFAATNGLALGNDVRLRFQQYSGSQLTSAAVASQRGRLFDDIAVTSTVAVPIPLYTAVPPVGCPGLTVAFSDTSALRPTAWSWTFPGGTPATSTLRNPTVVYNAPGHYGVTLSVRNANGTAARTDTGVVFIYGRAPVATPTASRASVCPGGVVAFSSTASYCPTSYAWSFPGGAPASATAASPGNVTYATAGTYSATLVVSNAYGSTTYSLPVEVTTGRTIPFAENFDASLALPAGWTLVNPDGKYAWAVRDTTINRQGVRSHVLRAPFAFDAHIGERDAVYTPALNLASTALPTLLFDVAYATFTDSSTGTMSADSLIVQVADACTGTVLGRPYAKGKATLPTAATRGYLFIPKSAADWRQERLDLSPYAGRSVVVRFVGYNNFGNALYIDNVQVGANLLALRAATTTVGLDAWPNPTPAGAGLHVQLPAFTGAVSLRLVDNLGRVVWQEQVQQAGISVGRTLQLGLAPGLYNLLYAPAGGTPAARRIVFE; encoded by the coding sequence AGGCCGGTGGCCCCCCTCCACCTACGGCCCGCCAGCTTGCCGGCCGCCCCACCGCTGCTATGCCGCCGGCCGTGGCCGCCCAGCCCACCGACCGCCACTCGCGCCTGGGCGGTGATTTGCAGCGCCTCTACCGCCAGCAGGCCGGCGCGGCCAGTCGTACCGCGGCCGACGCCCATTTGGCTTTGCGCGCCAGCTTTCCAAGGTTGAAATTCAACACCGAAACCTCCTCGGTACTGGTGCGCATCACGGCGCAGGATGTGAATGCGCTGCTGCCGGGCCTGGCTAGCCGGGGCTTTCAGGTAATGGCCGCTTATCCCGACCTGCACTTTGTGGAGGGCATGCTGCCGCTGAGCCAGCTGGCGCCGGGCAGCCCCGGCATTGAGGGCCTGGTGAGCCGGGGCCTGCTCGGGGTGCTGCCCATGCGCAAGCCCCAGGTGCGCGGCGGCCTCGTAACGAGCCAGGCCGACTACGCGCTGGAGGCGGCCCGCGCCCGCGCTACCCGCCCCGGCCTGCTCTCGGGCAAAGGCGTGCGCATTGGGGTAATGAGCGACTCGTTTAACTCGCTGGACGGGGCGGCGGCCGACGTAGCCTCGGGCGACCTGCCGGCCGGCGTGCAGGTGCTGCAAGACCTCAACGACGAGCAGGGCGGCACCGACGAGGGCCGCGCCATGAGCCAGCTCATCTACGACCTGGCGCCGGGGGCGGGGCTAGCCTTCAGCAGCGTGTATTTGGGCGAGGGTAACTTTGCCCAGCAGGTACTGGCCCTGGCCGACCCGGCCAAGGGCAACTGCCAGATACTGGTCGATGACATTGCGTATTTTGGCGAGCCGTTTTACCAGGATGGGGTTATCGCACAGGCTATCAACCAGGTAGTAGCGCAGCGGAACGTGACGTACTTTTCGGCGGCGGGCAACGAGGCCGACCAGAGCTACGAGAACAACGCGCCGCAGTTTGTGCAGGCCACCATCGGCACCAGGGTCGCGGCGCGGCTCAACTTCGACGTATCGGGCGCTACTACTGACGTGACGCAGCGCATTGTACTGGCCAACGGCAAGGAGTTTTTTCCGACCCTCGAATGGTCGGACCCCTACTACACGGCCAGCGGCGTAAAAACCGACCTCGACCTGTACCTGATTGCGGTGAAAAACGGCGTGGCGGCCGACACCGTGGCCCGCTCCGACGATAACAACCTGGCGAACCAGACGCCGCTCGAAATTCTGGACTACACCAACAACACGACCACCAGCGGTACTACGACTTTTGATTTCGTGGTTGTGCGCCGGGCCAATACGGCCAATCCGGCCCGCGTGAAATACGTGGACAACGGCAGCTACGGCGCCACCGAGTGGAAAACCAGCAGCCCCACCATCGTGGGCCACGCGGCGGCGGCCAGCGCCCAGGCCGTGGCCGCCGTGCCCTACACCAACCAGCGCACGGCCGAGTATTTTACCTCCAAAGGGGGCGCGCTGCCCTTTCTTTTCAGTCCCACCGGCACGCCCCTGACGGCCGTGGAATACCGCCAAAAGCCCGACATCGCCTCGATTGACGGCGATGACACCACCTTTTTCGGGGCCGAAAACAGCGGCTCCGACACCGACGGCAATGGCTACCCCAACTTCTACGGCACCTCGGCGGCGGCGCCGCAGGCGGCGGCCGTGGCCGCGCTGCTGCGCGAGTCGGCGCCTAGCCTCACGCCAGCTCAGGTGTATAGCCGGCTGGTAGGCTCGGCGCGGCTCATTGGCGCATCGGCCACCGACCCGTATACCGGGCCGGGGCTGCTCGATGCCTTCACGGCCATTTATGGGCCGGTGGTGGCCCAGGCGCCGCCCGCCGTGCAGGACCTCGAAACAGGCGCTCTGCCCACCAGTTGGCTCGTAAATAGCAGCGGCGCGGGCCGCGTGCAGGTGACTACGGCGCTCGGGCCGGCGTCGGGCCGCTACCACCTGGAACTCGATGCGCCCTACACCGGCTCGGCGGCCAGCGTCAGTTTGAATGAGGTGACGTGGAACCTCACGGGTACGGTCGGGGCTAGCCTTCAGCTCACCTTCCGCGAGCGCAAGCTGAGCGGCGAAACCGACGAGGCCATGCCCGCGCAATTTACCACCCGCAGCAACACCGACGGCGTGGCCCTGAGCATAGATGGCGGCACCACCTGGTACCGCCTCGTGGACCTGACGGGCACCCACGCCACCATTACCTACCAAACCAAATCGGTAAACCTGAGCCAGTTTGCCGCCACTAATGGCCTCGCGCTGGGCAACGACGTGCGGCTGCGCTTTCAGCAGTACAGCGGCAGCCAGCTAACCTCGGCTGCGGTGGCTAGCCAGCGCGGCCGCCTCTTCGACGACATTGCCGTGACGAGTACCGTGGCGGTGCCCATCCCGCTATACACGGCCGTGCCCCCGGTGGGCTGCCCCGGCCTCACGGTAGCCTTCAGCGACACCTCGGCCTTGCGGCCCACGGCCTGGAGCTGGACCTTTCCGGGGGGTACGCCGGCCACCTCGACCCTGCGTAACCCCACGGTGGTGTACAACGCCCCCGGCCACTACGGCGTGACACTGAGCGTGCGCAATGCCAACGGCACCGCCGCCCGCACCGATACGGGGGTAGTATTTATCTACGGCCGCGCGCCCGTTGCCACGCCCACGGCCAGCCGCGCCAGCGTGTGCCCCGGCGGGGTGGTGGCTTTTAGCAGCACGGCCAGCTATTGCCCGACCAGCTACGCCTGGAGCTTTCCGGGTGGCGCGCCGGCCAGCGCCACGGCGGCTAGCCCCGGCAACGTGACGTATGCCACGGCCGGCACCTACTCGGCCACGCTGGTGGTCAGCAACGCCTACGGCAGCACTACTTACTCGCTGCCCGTGGAAGTAACGACGGGCCGTACCATCCCCTTTGCCGAGAATTTTGACGCCTCGCTAGCCCTCCCGGCCGGCTGGACACTAGTTAACCCCGACGGCAAATACGCCTGGGCCGTGCGCGACACCACCATCAACCGCCAGGGCGTGCGCAGCCACGTATTGCGGGCGCCGTTTGCCTTCGACGCTCACATCGGCGAGCGCGATGCCGTGTACACCCCGGCCCTCAACCTGGCGAGTACTGCGCTGCCCACGCTGCTTTTCGACGTGGCCTACGCCACTTTCACCGATAGCAGCACCGGCACCATGTCTGCCGACTCGCTCATCGTGCAGGTGGCCGATGCCTGCACCGGCACCGTGCTGGGCCGCCCCTATGCCAAGGGCAAAGCCACGCTGCCCACTGCGGCCACCCGCGGCTACCTGTTCATCCCCAAGTCGGCGGCCGACTGGCGGCAGGAGCGCCTCGACCTTTCGCCCTACGCCGGCCGTAGCGTGGTCGTGCGCTTTGTGGGGTATAATAATTTTGGCAATGCGCTCTATATCGACAACGTGCAGGTGGGCGCTAACCTATTGGCCCTCAGGGCTGCCACTACCACCGTGGGCCTCGACGCCTGGCCCAATCCTACCCCGGCCGGCGCCGGCCTGCACGTGCAGCTACCGGCCTTCACCGGTGCAGTGAGCTTGCGGCTGGTCGACAACCTGGGCCGCGTGGTATGGCAGGAGCAGGTGCAGCAGGCCGGCATTTCGGTAGGGCGCACCTTGCAGCTGGGCCTGGCTCCGGGCCTCTACAACCTGCTCTACGCGCCGGCCGGCGGCACCCCGGCGGCCCGCCGCATCGTGTTTGAATAG
- a CDS encoding hybrid sensor histidine kinase/response regulator, protein MLTRLSHAAPRPQAYVRQFGPAEGLAQPFIYCLLQDRQGYLWLGTAEGLVRYDGTRFVTLTTHDGLADNFVTGLWQDPASGALWASHAQGGRSVRLTPNQPFRPAPASQQNGPPPGGRGAPAPDTARLGAYLRRYHLALPADVVPTCLLEDREGHAWLGTAGQGLWLHADRYLSLWPKPGGPLGNELARIVRPASQGGGCWMATAAGVYEVPGPSQPAQLVPGLPRSLGSAVTALAYAPGSGLWVGTAADGVYLLPDKTAASPAPATQHFTTATGLLHNSIAALLADHTGRVWVGAHNTGLATWEPTQHRFSYLKLNTVGLDATTLAEDAAGTIWVGTEGQGLYFRPASGRWQHLGKATGTLPDDFLTAVLPLPAPLAGALLLVHPQGLSLLDAHRVATPLTSPDDQLARGTLPVVALAPGVAWVATRSGQLRLDLAALARLRPGQLPAPSLVSTGAEVDGESRPGALGTLPAGRHRVSFAFQGVSLGPGGAAGLQYRYRLRGLADDWSHPSPVGEAQFAGLGAGRYLLEAQVRRAAPGAPWSAVATRAFAIATPWWRTPLALVLELLALAAALVAVVRTREGVLRRQKLQLENTVRERTSELRQKNHDIEHINAELLVARDAAEASRRAKAQFLANMSHEIRTPMNAVIGLTNLLQQTPTTTEQSEYLTAIGSSSQNLLVILNDILDSSKMEAGKLTLEQVAFRLPEAVRGLSTLFRYAADSKGLSLRVTVADAVPEAVVGDPVRLQQVLVNLVSNALKFTRQGGVAVRVGLAPGPAAEPGHVALRFEVQDTGIGIPSDKLAAIFEDFSQANTSTTREFGGTGLGLSIARNLVQLHGGQLGVSSEEGAGSQFYFELTYPVAEASQARLTAVAGPLPPFEPALRVLVAEDNQLNQLVARKTLENWNVHVVIAENGRLAVERVLTAAEPFDAVFMDIQMPELDGYAAARTLRQHCPDAARLPIIGLTASVLPEDRSLALAAGMNDILAKPFEPAALYARLAHFTGRLAAAASSGEANLPSAPPPSAPPALHPSWQQLEELSGGNASFISQIVNTFLTEAPALEQVLAAAYPHDLPAVAATAHKLKGQVAYFGVPGLHAQLDELERSARLPGCPYCEPLLQTVQQQLGQLYPHLEARA, encoded by the coding sequence TTGCTCACCAGGCTGAGCCACGCCGCGCCACGACCGCAGGCGTACGTGCGGCAGTTTGGGCCGGCCGAGGGGCTAGCCCAGCCATTTATCTACTGCTTGCTGCAAGACCGCCAGGGCTACCTCTGGCTCGGCACCGCCGAGGGCCTGGTGCGCTACGACGGCACCCGCTTCGTGACCCTCACCACCCACGACGGGCTAGCCGATAACTTCGTTACCGGCCTCTGGCAAGACCCCGCCAGCGGGGCCCTCTGGGCTAGCCACGCGCAGGGTGGCCGCTCGGTGCGGCTAACACCTAATCAGCCTTTTCGGCCCGCGCCGGCTAGCCAGCAAAACGGCCCGCCGCCCGGGGGCCGGGGCGCCCCGGCCCCCGATACTGCCCGGCTCGGCGCCTACCTGCGCCGCTACCACCTGGCGCTGCCCGCCGATGTGGTGCCCACCTGCCTGCTCGAAGACCGCGAAGGCCACGCCTGGCTCGGCACCGCCGGCCAGGGCCTGTGGCTGCACGCCGACCGCTACCTGAGCTTATGGCCCAAGCCCGGCGGCCCGCTGGGCAATGAGCTGGCTAGGATAGTACGCCCCGCCAGCCAGGGCGGCGGCTGTTGGATGGCCACTGCCGCCGGAGTCTACGAAGTGCCTGGGCCAAGCCAGCCCGCCCAGCTGGTACCTGGCCTGCCCCGCAGCCTGGGCTCGGCCGTGACGGCGCTGGCCTACGCGCCCGGCTCGGGCCTGTGGGTGGGCACGGCCGCCGATGGCGTGTACCTACTGCCCGATAAGACTGCCGCTAGCCCGGCACCGGCCACGCAGCATTTTACTACTGCTACTGGTTTGCTGCACAATAGTATCGCGGCCCTGCTGGCCGACCACACCGGCCGCGTGTGGGTCGGCGCTCACAATACCGGGCTAGCCACCTGGGAGCCCACGCAGCACCGATTCAGCTACCTCAAGCTCAATACCGTGGGCCTTGACGCCACCACCCTGGCCGAAGATGCCGCCGGCACCATCTGGGTTGGTACCGAAGGCCAGGGGCTGTATTTCCGGCCGGCCAGTGGCCGCTGGCAGCACTTGGGCAAAGCCACCGGCACCCTGCCCGACGACTTTCTCACGGCCGTGCTGCCCCTGCCGGCCCCGCTGGCCGGCGCGCTGCTGCTGGTGCACCCCCAGGGCCTGAGCCTGCTCGACGCGCACCGCGTAGCCACGCCCCTCACCTCACCCGATGACCAACTGGCGCGCGGCACCCTGCCCGTAGTGGCCCTGGCGCCGGGCGTGGCCTGGGTGGCAACCCGTAGCGGCCAGCTGCGCCTCGACCTAGCGGCGCTAGCCCGGCTGCGGCCCGGCCAGCTGCCCGCACCCAGCCTCGTTAGCACGGGCGCTGAAGTAGATGGCGAAAGCCGGCCCGGCGCGCTGGGCACGCTGCCGGCCGGCCGGCACCGGGTCAGCTTCGCGTTCCAAGGCGTGAGCCTGGGGCCGGGCGGCGCGGCGGGCTTGCAGTACCGCTACCGCCTGCGCGGGCTGGCCGACGACTGGAGCCATCCCAGCCCGGTGGGCGAGGCCCAGTTCGCCGGCCTCGGCGCGGGCCGCTACCTGCTCGAAGCCCAGGTGCGCCGCGCCGCGCCGGGTGCCCCGTGGAGCGCGGTAGCCACGCGCGCCTTTGCCATTGCCACGCCGTGGTGGCGCACGCCCCTAGCCTTGGTGCTCGAACTACTAGCCCTGGCGGCGGCGCTGGTGGCCGTGGTGCGCACCCGCGAGGGCGTGCTGCGCCGCCAGAAGCTACAGCTGGAAAACACCGTGCGCGAGCGCACCAGCGAATTGCGCCAAAAAAACCACGACATCGAGCACATCAACGCCGAGCTGCTCGTGGCCCGCGACGCGGCCGAAGCCTCGCGCCGCGCCAAGGCGCAGTTTCTGGCCAATATGAGCCATGAAATCCGCACCCCGATGAATGCGGTTATCGGCCTCACGAATCTGCTTCAGCAAACGCCCACTACCACCGAGCAGAGCGAGTACCTGACGGCCATTGGCTCGTCGTCGCAAAACCTGCTGGTGATTCTCAACGACATCCTCGACTCGTCGAAGATGGAGGCTGGCAAGCTGACCCTGGAGCAAGTAGCCTTTCGCCTGCCCGAGGCCGTGCGTGGCCTGAGTACGCTGTTCCGCTACGCCGCCGACAGCAAGGGCCTGAGCCTGCGCGTGACCGTGGCCGACGCCGTGCCCGAGGCCGTGGTGGGCGACCCCGTGCGCTTGCAGCAAGTGCTGGTCAACCTGGTCAGCAACGCGCTCAAATTTACCCGCCAGGGCGGCGTGGCGGTGCGCGTGGGGCTAGCCCCCGGCCCGGCCGCCGAGCCCGGCCACGTAGCCCTGCGCTTTGAGGTGCAGGATACCGGCATCGGCATTCCGAGCGATAAGCTGGCCGCCATTTTTGAGGATTTTTCACAGGCCAATACCAGCACCACCCGCGAGTTTGGCGGCACCGGCCTGGGCCTGAGCATTGCCCGCAACCTCGTGCAGCTACACGGCGGCCAGCTCGGGGTCAGCAGCGAAGAAGGCGCAGGCTCGCAGTTTTATTTCGAGCTGACTTACCCCGTAGCCGAGGCTAGCCAGGCGCGCCTCACGGCCGTGGCCGGCCCGCTGCCCCCTTTCGAGCCGGCCCTGCGCGTGCTCGTGGCCGAAGACAATCAGCTCAACCAGCTAGTGGCACGCAAAACATTGGAAAACTGGAATGTGCACGTCGTTATTGCCGAGAATGGCCGCCTGGCTGTGGAGCGCGTGCTCACGGCCGCCGAGCCCTTCGACGCCGTGTTCATGGATATTCAGATGCCCGAGCTTGATGGCTACGCCGCCGCCCGCACCCTGCGCCAGCACTGCCCCGACGCGGCCCGGCTGCCCATTATTGGCCTCACGGCCTCGGTGCTGCCCGAAGACCGCAGCCTGGCCCTGGCCGCCGGCATGAACGATATCCTGGCCAAGCCCTTCGAGCCTGCCGCACTCTACGCCCGGCTAGCCCACTTCACTGGCCGGCTGGCGGCCGCGGCGAGTTCGGGTGAGGCCAACCTACCTTCGGCGCCCCCGCCCAGCGCGCCGCCCGCGCTGCATCCCAGCTGGCAGCAGCTAGAAGAGCTTTCGGGCGGCAACGCGAGCTTTATTAGCCAGATTGTCAATACCTTTCTTACCGAAGCCCCGGCACTGGAGCAGGTGCTGGCCGCCGCCTACCCGCACGACCTGCCGGCCGTGGCAGCCACCGCGCACAAGCTTAAGGGACAAGTAGCTTACTTTGGCGTGCCGGGCCTGCACGCCCAGCTCGACGAGCTGGAGCGCAGTGCCCGCCTGCCTGGCTGCCCCTACTGCGAGCCCCTGCTCCAGACGGTGCAGCAGCAGCTTGGGCAGCTTTACCCTCACCTAGAGGCCCGGGCGTAA
- a CDS encoding LytTR family DNA-binding domain-containing protein, whose protein sequence is MSISTTTEPSVTITTPLRCLVVDDDPMSVQIVRTCIGNTPFLEASAACSSAIEAAELLRTQAFDVLFLDVEMPLMSGLDLLRTLPDPPQVVLITSSQSYAVQAFEFAVADYLLKPLSYPRFLQAAQKVLETINAQRAAPAEADLLPTGGAEFTFVKVDNRLVRVDFADVFFVEALGDYVHLVTSRSKLIVYSTMRAIEEKFPPQRFVRVHRSFIINIGYVQALEDNSLLLKDKYIPIGQTYMRGLLQRLNKL, encoded by the coding sequence ATGTCCATTTCCACTACTACTGAACCAAGTGTTACTATCACTACTCCCCTCCGCTGCCTCGTGGTCGATGACGACCCGATGTCGGTACAGATAGTCCGGACCTGCATCGGCAACACCCCTTTTCTGGAGGCATCAGCCGCGTGCAGCAGCGCCATTGAGGCGGCCGAATTATTGCGCACGCAAGCTTTTGATGTGCTGTTTCTCGACGTCGAAATGCCGCTAATGTCGGGCCTCGACCTGCTGCGCACCCTGCCCGACCCGCCGCAGGTGGTCCTGATTACCAGCAGCCAGTCGTATGCGGTGCAGGCTTTTGAGTTTGCCGTGGCCGACTATCTGCTTAAACCCCTCTCGTACCCGCGCTTTTTGCAAGCCGCTCAGAAGGTACTGGAAACCATCAACGCCCAGCGTGCGGCGCCGGCCGAGGCCGACCTGCTACCCACCGGCGGCGCTGAGTTTACGTTCGTAAAAGTTGATAACCGGCTTGTGCGGGTCGATTTTGCCGACGTGTTTTTTGTCGAGGCCCTCGGCGATTACGTGCACCTTGTCACGAGCCGCAGCAAGCTTATCGTGTACAGCACGATGCGCGCCATTGAGGAAAAATTTCCGCCGCAGCGCTTCGTGCGGGTGCACCGCTCGTTTATTATAAACATCGGCTACGTGCAGGCGTTGGAAGATAATTCCTTGTTGCTAAAAGACAAGTACATTCCTATCGGCCAGACGTACATGCGCGGCCTGCTTCAGCGCCTCAATAAGCTGTAG
- a CDS encoding PKD domain-containing protein: MRFFSVFPPAARLRGTLAVAAALALPAAAHAQTAPDDPSGVIECGPVQPGELCVDFDASRSVDPSAGVLEYRWDMGDGTTLTGLTVTHCYKVRGHYKVVLDVAVPATGEVRRAERTFDVDLTRKPVLNFSASPSLKARVSQPVAFDALDSVLPECQSVVVVWDFRDGYTQQGRHVEHSFRKAGRFAVRMSLRGYGPGACAASNCVSQEVVVEP; encoded by the coding sequence GTGCGCTTTTTTTCTGTTTTCCCGCCAGCGGCCCGGTTGCGGGGCACCCTGGCCGTGGCCGCGGCGCTCGCCCTGCCGGCGGCAGCCCACGCCCAAACTGCGCCCGATGACCCTAGCGGCGTTATCGAATGCGGCCCCGTGCAGCCCGGCGAGCTATGCGTCGATTTTGACGCCAGCCGCTCGGTAGACCCCAGTGCCGGCGTTCTCGAATACCGCTGGGATATGGGCGATGGGACCACCCTTACCGGCCTCACCGTTACGCACTGCTACAAAGTGCGCGGCCACTATAAAGTAGTGCTCGATGTGGCCGTGCCGGCCACCGGCGAGGTGCGCCGCGCCGAGCGCACCTTCGACGTAGACCTGACCCGCAAGCCGGTGCTCAACTTCAGCGCGAGCCCTAGCCTCAAGGCGCGCGTGAGCCAGCCCGTCGCCTTCGACGCGCTCGACTCGGTACTGCCCGAGTGCCAGTCGGTGGTGGTAGTCTGGGATTTTCGCGATGGCTACACCCAGCAGGGCCGCCACGTCGAGCACAGCTTCCGTAAAGCCGGCCGCTTTGCCGTGCGCATGAGTCTACGCGGCTATGGCCCCGGTGCCTGCGCCGCCAGCAACTGCGTGAGCCAGGAAGTGGTAGTTGAGCCCTAG
- a CDS encoding ABC transporter substrate-binding protein: MLLASACSTPSAKLASTPITARWARDPETLDPLALPNQNAYDASNLLHLALLQIDYQRNTFSPALAQAFPGVRYQGDSLTLLEYQLREAATWDDGRPVLATDVDFTLKLMQCPGLPNENSRVQYGFIRQVRIDPANPRRFTLVCRGRSTEITTSSGDFSILPEAPLDPAHTLRSLPLATLQEWPASRPPAPAVAAVVRRYQQANLARQPNNLPGCGPYRLAAWHTNHELRFRRKAHWWADKLPAAPFVLLARPQELVFSILPDDAAAALALRRHDIDIYPQVPARIFQQLQASPAARREFVFYTKPSYDILMVGFNTRRPILGDRRTRRALSRLFDPVQLLLATQLGQGSRTVGLLPPTNPFYNDSLSLPTYAPAQASALLRQAGWQRGADGHWRQPGSAAPLAVAVRYRAEEATFATVGLQFQAAAAQLGIPVTLLPAESSVTTSSLQAGDFDLYIRLIKGSPLGLNFAPMLHSQAIGAGNLTGFGRPDTDRLLLAITTEGNLLRKRRMLRRFQIILQEEMPMLPLFFLPYRLAASRQLQHVVASGLKPGYAVAALSWPAAEVPSASLR, translated from the coding sequence GTGCTGTTGGCAAGTGCCTGCTCGACACCTTCTGCAAAACTAGCTTCTACTCCTATTACTGCCCGCTGGGCCCGCGACCCCGAAACCCTCGACCCGCTGGCCTTGCCCAATCAAAATGCCTACGATGCCAGCAATCTGCTGCATCTTGCCCTTTTGCAAATTGATTACCAGCGCAATACCTTCTCGCCGGCGCTAGCCCAAGCGTTTCCAGGGGTGCGCTACCAAGGCGATTCACTCACGCTATTAGAATATCAGCTGCGGGAAGCTGCTACCTGGGACGATGGCCGCCCAGTGCTGGCGACCGACGTAGACTTCACGCTGAAGCTGATGCAGTGCCCCGGGCTACCCAATGAAAACAGCCGGGTACAGTATGGCTTTATTCGTCAGGTACGTATCGACCCGGCCAATCCGCGCCGCTTTACACTGGTATGTCGCGGCCGGAGCACCGAAATTACCACTAGCTCAGGTGATTTTTCGATATTACCTGAGGCACCCCTTGACCCGGCGCATACTTTGCGCAGCCTGCCGCTAGCTACCTTGCAGGAATGGCCGGCCAGCCGCCCGCCCGCCCCCGCCGTAGCGGCTGTGGTGCGGCGCTATCAGCAAGCCAACCTAGCGCGCCAGCCCAATAACCTGCCCGGCTGTGGCCCTTATCGCTTGGCTGCCTGGCACACAAACCATGAGCTGCGCTTTCGGCGCAAGGCCCATTGGTGGGCCGATAAGCTACCGGCGGCCCCGTTTGTGCTGCTGGCCCGTCCGCAGGAACTAGTTTTTTCGATTTTGCCCGATGATGCGGCGGCAGCGCTAGCCCTGCGGCGCCACGATATTGATATTTACCCACAGGTACCAGCGCGAATTTTTCAGCAGCTGCAAGCGTCGCCCGCCGCCCGGCGAGAATTCGTGTTTTATACCAAACCGTCGTATGACATCCTGATGGTGGGCTTTAATACGCGGCGGCCTATTTTGGGCGACCGGCGTACCCGCCGCGCCCTCAGCCGGTTGTTCGACCCGGTGCAGCTCCTCCTGGCTACGCAGCTCGGCCAGGGCTCCCGCACCGTGGGCTTGCTGCCTCCTACCAATCCATTTTATAACGATAGCTTGTCGTTGCCAACGTATGCTCCGGCCCAGGCCAGCGCTTTATTGCGCCAAGCCGGCTGGCAGCGCGGGGCCGATGGCCACTGGCGTCAGCCGGGCTCGGCCGCACCGCTAGCAGTAGCCGTGCGCTACCGTGCCGAAGAGGCCACGTTTGCTACCGTTGGGTTGCAGTTTCAAGCGGCCGCGGCGCAGCTAGGCATTCCGGTCACGCTGCTACCGGCCGAAAGCTCGGTCACTACCAGTAGCTTGCAGGCGGGCGACTTCGACCTGTACATCCGCCTGATAAAAGGCAGTCCGCTGGGCCTCAACTTTGCGCCTATGCTGCACTCCCAGGCCATTGGCGCGGGCAATCTTACCGGCTTTGGGCGCCCCGACACCGACCGCCTGCTCCTTGCCATTACTACCGAAGGCAACCTGCTCCGCAAGCGGCGGATGCTACGACGCTTTCAGATAATACTTCAAGAGGAAATGCCCATGCTGCCCCTCTTTTTTCTACCTTATCGCCTGGCGGCCAGCCGCCAGCTCCAGCACGTAGTGGCCTCTGGCCTGAAGCCGGGCTACGCCGTAGCGGCCCTTTCCTGGCCCGCAGCCGAGGTGCCGTCGGCTAGCCTCCGCTAG